From Asterias rubens chromosome 3, eAstRub1.3, whole genome shotgun sequence, the proteins below share one genomic window:
- the LOC117288219 gene encoding branched-chain-amino-acid aminotransferase-like protein 1 yields the protein MAEQTKVILWSYPRTVSSTFVKCMSNVPDSKMLFEMYTTAMCYGPEGMFFDKKSPSPSASEVAQADPESGFNSSICTYEWLKHHLETGYPDKKLVFSKELTFCIPGKFDYIPDSGYRHAFLIRNPAKVLPSWHLVVTEMITLMAKQGKMPATADISKISFKRASSFIQATCDLYSHIKDKGLDPDPVIIDSDDLLNDPEGVLSRFCQKMGIPYSDALLRWEPGVEVVEDWTVSQELLNTLKYTETCKNFRTHPCFLKPKPKADPEVSAEMQNLIDISMPYYTQMYEKRMK from the coding sequence ATGGCCGAGCAAACCAAAGTCATCCTATGGTCTTATCCccggactgtctcttctacttTTGTGAAATGTATGAGTAATGTCCCCGACTCGAAAATGCTGTTTGAGATGTACACCACTGCTATGTGCTACGGACCGGAAGGAATGTTCTTTGACAAGAAAAGCCCGTCACCATCAGCATCAGAAGTTGCCCAAGCTGATCCTGAATCCGGTTTCAACAGCTCAATCTGCACGTACGAGTGGCTGAAACATCATCTAGAGACAGGGTACCCGGACAAGAAGTTGGTGTTCAGCAAAGAGCTGACGTTTTGCATCCCAGGAAAGTTTGACTACATTCCCGATTCTGGCTACCGTCATGCCTTCCTGATCCGCAACCCTGCAAAGGTACTACCGTCGTGGCACTTAGTGGTGACGGAAATGATAACTCTCATGGCCAAACAGGGAAAAATGCCAGCGACGGCAGACATTAGCAAAATTTCATTTAAGAGAGCATCCTCTTTCATACAGGCAACGTGTGATTTATATTCACACATCAAAGATAAAGGTCTGGATCCCGACCCCGTCATCATAGATTCAGATGACCTTCTGAATGATCCAGAAGGTGTTCTGTCCAGGTTTTGCCAGAAAATGGGGATCCCATACAGTGATGCATTGCTGAGATGGGAACCTGGGGTTGAGGTTGTGGAAGACTGGACTGTCAGCCAAGAACTGCTGAACACTCTGAAATACACAGAAACCTGTAAGAACTTCCGCACACATCCTTGTTTTTTGAAGCCAAAACCTAAAGCTGATCCAGAGGTGTCAGCTGAAATGCAAAACTTGATTGATATTTCAATGCCATATTACACACAGATGTATGAGAAAAGAATGAAGTAA